In Falco biarmicus isolate bFalBia1 chromosome 7, bFalBia1.pri, whole genome shotgun sequence, a single window of DNA contains:
- the ZNF770 gene encoding zinc finger protein 770, with the protein MVKVTADRIPKRKPYICDICYKQFETPSKLARHYLIHTGQKPFECHVCHKTFRQLVHLERHQLTHKLPFKCTVCYRNFKNLITFLKHQQLHNENYQNDTKQAENSVDSEQDRVTCGIFQCSACWKSFTAEERWTLHQCLKADHLRGARRRKKSHACESCNKTFPSRSKLERHFLIHTGQKPFKCSSCGKSFRQSTHLKIHQLTHTEEKPFQCCFCQKGFKIQSKLMKHKQLHARNKTFPNIVYKAKTLKYARPHNLLEGKRDSLENADTYESQEKNPLDVHSIYVVPFQCPACEQCFETEQVLSLHKCYLRDGKSSNNGTTACSHAVSMKNKILMKLKCTGGKATDFALTDRKKIKSGHFKSSDLVAARDQCSDQHASTKPFKDCHSKLDMHKVLSNRMKRTLAVPLPWQKHLQPHDFGINLEGMLPGESMLNIDDSVDNKEDAFYGSSDDGFFDNSEVPHCAFSASAKNIRNRRKVCKCDRCEKIFPSSSKLQRHYLIHTGQKPFGCNVCGKTFRQSAHLKRHQLTHTEKRPYKSPVCQEEFENLNKLFSHRGDHIEFKCSQPVGYSGCSQTPSQASSFQEFELIQSNHAAEIKVEIESGDFVLDTSSRSTEPSYLGSKLLETEKSCYSCWHDFSEDTEKNEDVNKLYQCSICFKIFKSPSKLERHYVMHAGQKPFECLVCGKNFRQAPHLKRHHLIHFKESLNLSSTAQQLKNT; encoded by the coding sequence CTGGAGAGGCATCAGTTAACCCATAAGCTGCCTTTTAAGTGTACTGTTTGTTATAGAAACTTCAAAAACTTAATCACTTTCTTAAAGCATCAGCAGCTTCATAACGAAAATTATCAGAATGATACgaaacaagcagaaaactcTGTGGATTCTGAGCAAGACAGGGTCACTTGTGGCATATTTCAATGTTCTGCGTGCTGGAAATCTTTTACAGCTGAAGAACGGTGGACACTGCATCAATGTCTGAAGGCAGATCATCTACGTGGTgccaggaggagaaagaaaagtcatgCTTGTGAATCATGTAACAAGACATTTCCGTCAAGATCTAAGCTAGAAAGACACTTCCTTATTCACACTGGCCAGAAACCTTTCAAGTGTTCTTCATGTGGCAAATCTTTCAGACAGTCAACGCACTTGAAAATCCATCAGCTCACACACACTgaagaaaagccttttcagtgctgtttttgTCAGAAGGGgtttaaaatacagagcaaaCTCATGAAGCACAAACAGCTCCATGCCAGAAATAAGACTTTCCCCAATATTGTATACAAAGCAAAGACTCTTAAATATGCCAGACCTCACAACCTGCTCGAAGGAAAGAGGGATAGTCTTGAGAATGCTGACACTTACGAGTCACAGGAGAAAAACCCACTTGATGTTCACTCAATTTATGTTGTACCATTTCAGTGCCCTGCATGTGAGCAGTGTTTTGAAACAGAGCAGGTTCTAAGTTTGCACAAATGTTACTTAAGAGATGGCAAAAGTTCAAATAATGGTACAACAGCATGCAGCCACGCAGTCAGTATGAAAAATAAGATCCTGATGAAGCTGAAGTGTACTGGAGGAAAGGCAACAGACTTTGCTTTGactgatagaaaaaaaataaaatcggGTCACTTTAAAAGTTCTGACCTGGTTGCAGCTAGAGATCAGTGTTCTGATCAGCATGCTTCTACTAAACCTTTCAAGGATTGCCATAGCAAGCTTGACATGCACAAGGTACTTAGTAATCGGATGAAAAGAACCTTAGCTGTGCCATTACCTTGGCAGAAGCACCTGCAACCTCACGACTTTGGAATTAATTTAGAAGGTATGCTTCCTGGTGAAAGCATGTTAAACATTGATGATTCAGTGGATAATAAAGAAGATGCTTTTTATGGTTCATCAGATGATGGTTTCTTTGATAATTCAGAAGTACCTCACTgtgctttttcagcttctgctaAAAATATACGTAACAGACGCAAAGTGTGTAAATGTGACAGATGTGAAAAAATCTTTCCATCTTCATCCAAACTTCAAAGACATTATCTTATACACACGGGACAGAAGCCCTTTGGCTGTAATGTTTGTGGGAAGACATTTAGACAGTCAGCTCACTTAAAAAGACATCAGCTCACCCATACTGAAAAGAGGCCCTATAAAAGCCCAGTTTGCCAGGAAGAATTTGAAAACCTGAACAAACTTTTCAGTCATCGGGGAGATCACATTGAATTTAAGTGTTCTCAGCCTGTGGGTTATTCGGGTTGTTCTCAAACACCTTCACAGGCATCTAGCTTTCAAGAATTTGAGCTGATTCAGTCAAACCATGCAGCTGAAATCAAAGTTGAAATCGAGTCAGGGGACTTTGTTCTTGACACCAGCAGTAGAAGCACAGAGCCGTCGTATTTGGGTAGTAAATTGttggaaacagagaaaagctgttACAGCTGTTGGCATGACTTTTctgaagatactgaaaaaaatgaagatgttaaCAAATTGTATCAGTGCAGtatctgctttaaaatttttaagtCTCCTTCAAAGCTTGAAAGACATTATGTAATGCATGCTGGACAGAAGCCATTTGAATGTTTAGTTTGTGGTAAAAATTTCAGACAGGCCCCACATTTGAAAAGACATCACCTTATTCACTTTAAAGAGAGCTTAAACCTGAGTTCCACTGCGCAACAACTGAAGAATACATAG